A portion of the Rhinolophus sinicus isolate RSC01 linkage group LG16, ASM3656204v1, whole genome shotgun sequence genome contains these proteins:
- the KCTD10 gene encoding BTB/POZ domain-containing adapter for CUL3-mediated RhoA degradation protein 3 isoform X1, translated as MEEMSGESVVSSAVPAAATRTTSFKGTSPSSKYVKLNVGGALYYTTMQTLTKQDTMLKAMFSGRMEVLTDSEGWILIDRCGKHFGTILNYLRDGAVPLPESRREIEELLAEAKYYLVQGLVEECQAALQQNKDTYEPFCKVPVITSSKEEQKLIATSNKPAVKLLYNRSNNKYSYTSNSDDNMLKNIELFDKLSLRFNGRVLFIKDVIGDEICCWSFYGQGRKIAEVCCTSIVYATEKKQTKVEFPEARIYEETLNILLYEAQDGRGPDNALLEATGGAAGRSHHLDEDEERERERIERVRRIHIKRPDDRTHLHQ; from the exons ATG GAAGAGATGTCAGGAGAAAGTGTGGTGAGCTCAGCGGTGCCAGCGGCTGCTACCCGCACCACGTCCTTCAAAGGCACAAGCCCCAGCTCCAAGTACGTGAAGCTGAATGTGGGCGGCGCCCTCTACTACACCACCATGCAGACACTGACCAAGCAGGACACCATGCTGAAAGCCATGTTCAGCGGGCGCATGGAGGTGCTAACCGACAGTGAAG GCTGGATCCTAATTGACCGCTGTGGGAAGCACTTTGGTACGATCCTCAACTACCTTCGTGATGGGGCCGTCCCCTTGCCCGAGAGCCGCCGGGAGATCGAGGAGCTGCTGGCAGAAGCCAAGTACTACCTGGTCCAGGGCCTGGTGGAAGAGTGCCAGGCAGCCCTACAA CAGAACAAAGATACTTACGAGCCTTTCTGCAAAGTTCCTGTGATCACCTCATCCAAAGAAGAACAGAAACTCATAGCAACTTCAAATAAG CCAGCCGTGAAGTTGCTCTACAACAGAAGTAACAACAAGTACTCATATACCAG CAATTCTGACGACAATATGTTGAAAAACATTGAACTCTTTGATAAGCTCTCTCTGCGCTTTAACGGAAGGGTCCTATTCATAAAGGATGTCATTGGGGACGAAATCTGCTGCTGGTCCTTTTACGGTCAGGGCCGCAAGATTGCCGAAGTCTGTTGTACCTCCATCGTCTATGCCACTGAGAAGAAGCAGACCAAG GTGGAGTTCCCTGAAGCCCGGATTTATGAGGAGACCCTGAATATTTTGCTGTACGAGGCCCAGGATGGCCGGGGACCTGACAATGCCCTCCTGGAGGCCACAGGGGGGGCGGCCGGCCGCTCCCACCACTTGGATGAGGACGAGGAGCGCGAAAGGGAGCGGATTGAGCGAGTGCGTCGGATCCACATCAAGCGGCCCGACGACCGCACCCACCTCCACCAGTGA
- the KCTD10 gene encoding BTB/POZ domain-containing adapter for CUL3-mediated RhoA degradation protein 3 isoform X2, with protein sequence MEEMSGESVVSSAVPAAATRTTSFKGTSPSSKYVKLNVGGALYYTTMQTLTKQDTMLKAMFSGRMEVLTDSEGWILIDRCGKHFGTILNYLRDGAVPLPESRREIEELLAEAKYYLVQGLVEECQAALQNKDTYEPFCKVPVITSSKEEQKLIATSNKPAVKLLYNRSNNKYSYTSNSDDNMLKNIELFDKLSLRFNGRVLFIKDVIGDEICCWSFYGQGRKIAEVCCTSIVYATEKKQTKVEFPEARIYEETLNILLYEAQDGRGPDNALLEATGGAAGRSHHLDEDEERERERIERVRRIHIKRPDDRTHLHQ encoded by the exons ATG GAAGAGATGTCAGGAGAAAGTGTGGTGAGCTCAGCGGTGCCAGCGGCTGCTACCCGCACCACGTCCTTCAAAGGCACAAGCCCCAGCTCCAAGTACGTGAAGCTGAATGTGGGCGGCGCCCTCTACTACACCACCATGCAGACACTGACCAAGCAGGACACCATGCTGAAAGCCATGTTCAGCGGGCGCATGGAGGTGCTAACCGACAGTGAAG GCTGGATCCTAATTGACCGCTGTGGGAAGCACTTTGGTACGATCCTCAACTACCTTCGTGATGGGGCCGTCCCCTTGCCCGAGAGCCGCCGGGAGATCGAGGAGCTGCTGGCAGAAGCCAAGTACTACCTGGTCCAGGGCCTGGTGGAAGAGTGCCAGGCAGCCCTACAA AACAAAGATACTTACGAGCCTTTCTGCAAAGTTCCTGTGATCACCTCATCCAAAGAAGAACAGAAACTCATAGCAACTTCAAATAAG CCAGCCGTGAAGTTGCTCTACAACAGAAGTAACAACAAGTACTCATATACCAG CAATTCTGACGACAATATGTTGAAAAACATTGAACTCTTTGATAAGCTCTCTCTGCGCTTTAACGGAAGGGTCCTATTCATAAAGGATGTCATTGGGGACGAAATCTGCTGCTGGTCCTTTTACGGTCAGGGCCGCAAGATTGCCGAAGTCTGTTGTACCTCCATCGTCTATGCCACTGAGAAGAAGCAGACCAAG GTGGAGTTCCCTGAAGCCCGGATTTATGAGGAGACCCTGAATATTTTGCTGTACGAGGCCCAGGATGGCCGGGGACCTGACAATGCCCTCCTGGAGGCCACAGGGGGGGCGGCCGGCCGCTCCCACCACTTGGATGAGGACGAGGAGCGCGAAAGGGAGCGGATTGAGCGAGTGCGTCGGATCCACATCAAGCGGCCCGACGACCGCACCCACCTCCACCAGTGA